The sequence TCAACGCCGCGTCGGCGAGCAACACCACAGCTGGCACGAACCAGTAGATGTGATGGGTCCAGGTGATCGGGCTCGCCAGGGCGCCCACCAACCCGGTCAACGTCAGCCCCGTCAACGGGTCACCGGCCCGCGCCGCGCGGGCGGCCCGCCACAGCCCGTAGACGGCGACCACGGCGACCACCAGCAGCCAGAGCAGCCGGTCCGGCTTCGCCGGCTCGGTGAACCGGCTGAGCAGGCCGAACAGCGACTGGTTGCCGACGATGTCGGTGCGTCCGACCCGCTCGGTGGTCCACAGCTCGTGCGTCCAGAACCGCCACGAGTCGCGCGGGGCGATCGCCGCCGCGAGCAGGGTCGCCGCCGCCGCCGTCGCGCTCGCCACCGCGGCGGCCCGCCACCGCCGGGTGGCCAGCAGGTACACGATGAAGATGCCGGGAAAGAGCTTGAGCGCCGTCGCCAGCCCCACGCCCACCCCGGCCCAGCGTCGCGCCTGCGGCACCGCGAACAGCAGATCGGCCAGGATCAGCACGACCAGCAGCATGTTGATCTGGCCGAAGGTGATCGTCTCGCGGATGCTCTCCACCGCCAGCACCAGCAGAACGGCGGCGATCAGGGTGAACGTCCGGGGCAGGTCGTGTCGGGCGATCACCGGCGCCACCAGCCACCGGGTGGTCAGCACCACTGCCAACACGGTGAGCGCCGTGAAGATCGCCACGGTGGCGCCGAGCCGCAGCAGACCGAACGGCCACAGCAGCAGCGCGCTGAATGGTGGGTAGGTGAAGTACAGCTCGCCCTGCACCCGGTCGGGTTGGACGTAGTCGTAGAGCGGGTGGCCGACGCGCCACCAGTCCATCGCGGACATGTAGATCTTGAGGTCGAAGAAGTTGTGCACGAGGCCGGGCAGGTAGAGCGCTGGCAGCACAGCGCCGAGGGCCACCACCGCGACCAGGCGACGGACCGTACGGCCGCCGGGATCGTCTTCGGTGACGGCGGGCGGTGCGACGGGTTCTGCTGGCACCCCGAAACCCTAGCGGGCCGGTCCCCCGAGAGCGCGCAGCCGCAGGGCGTGGGCTGCGCGTAGGCTGTCCCGGTGGCTGATCTCCTCGTCTGGATCGACTGTGAGATGACTGGGTTGGACCTCGGCAGGGACAAACTGATCGAGGTTGCGGCACTGGTCACCGATCCCGACCTCAACGTGCTGGGTGATGGTGTCGACGTGGTCATCCACGCCGACGAGGCGGCACTGGAGGGGATGCCGGAGATCGTGCAGACCATGCACGCCAAGTCCGGTCTCACCGAGGAGGTCCGTCGTTCGGCGGTCACCCTCGCCGAGGCCGAAGACCTGGTCCTGGAGTACGTCCGCACCTTCGTCAAGGATCCGCGTACGGCACCGCTCTGCGGCAACTCGATCGCCACCGACCGGGGCTTCATCGCCCGGGACATGCCCCGCCTCGACGCGCACCTGCACTACCGGATGATCGACGTGTCGTCGATCAAGGAACTCTGCCGCCGCTGGTACCCCCGGGTGTACTTCGGCCAGCCGCAGAAGGGTCTCGCGCACCGGGCGCTGGCCGACATCCGGGAGAGCATCCGGGAGTTGGAGTACTACCGGCGCACTGTCTTCGTTCCGCTGCCCGGCCCGGATGTCGAGACCGCCAAGGCCATCGCCGCCGAACTCTGACCGCGGCAGCTCGTCCCGGGGGAGCAGGGAACCCGCTGGACGAGGCGCGCCACGGTGTGGCTATTATTGGTCCGCACCCCGCCCGGAGCGATCGACCGGGCGACGGCGGCATGGTGGCTGTAGCTCAGTTGGCAGAGCACCGGGTTGTGGTCCCGGTTGTCGTGGGTTCAATTCCCATCAGTCACCCAGTTGGTTTCACGACTCAGGCCCCCTCCTCGGAGGGGGCCTGAGTCGTTGTCGGGGGCGAGACAGGGGCGCATACGCGAGAGCCCCCTCCGAAGAGGGGGCTCTCGTCGGGTGACTCAGGCGGTCGGCGTGGGGGACGGGGTGACCGTCCCGTCCGGGGTCGGGGTGGTGGCGTCCGGGTCGGCCGGAGGCTCGTACGGAAGGGCGCTGCCCTTGACGTACTCGTCCCAGCTCATGTTCCAGTCGGTCCAGCCGTTGCCGTTCTGCAGCTTGCGCTCAGTGCCCTTGACCGTGATCGGGTCGCCGATCTGCGTGTTCTTGAAGAGCCAGTCGCCGTTGGCCATCGACACGTTCACGCAACCGTGCGACACGTTCACGCTGCCCTGCTGGCCCTCGGACCAGGGTGCCGCGTGGATGAACTCGCCGCCCCAGGTGAGGCGCTGCGCGAAGTCGATTTTGGTGCGGTAGCCCTCCTCCGGGCCCAGCTCCTCGAACGTGTCGAAGACCGTCTTGCGCAGCTTCTCGATCACGACCATGGTGCCGCTGGACGACGGGGTGCTCTTCTTGCCCAGGCTGACCGGGATGGTCTTGATCACGGAGCCGTTGCGGGTCACCGTCATCCGCTTGGTCTTGTTGTCGACAGTCATGACCACCGCAGCGCCGATCTTGACGTCCACCGAGAGGTCGGCGCGGCCGTACCAACCCGCACCCATCGGCAGGCCACCCGCCTGCACCCGGTAGGAGACCTTGCTGTTGGGCTTCCAGAACTCCTTCGGCCGGTACCGGATCTCGGTGGGGCTGACCCAGTGCCAGATGCCCTCCTGCGCCGGGGTCGAGGTGACTGTCATCCGGCGCTGCACGTCGTCGCGGTAGTCCTCCGGGATGTTCCGGCTGAACTTCACGATCAGCGGCATGCCCACCCCGACCACCTGGTTGTCGCCGAGGAAGCTGCTCACCCGAACCTGGTTGCCGGGCTTGGCCATTGTGGTGAAGGTGCTGGTCGCGGTGGCGGGAAGCCCGTCGTCGCCCTTGGCGGTCACGGTGGCCGTGTAGCTCGTGCCGTACGCCAGCGCGCCGGCCGGCAGCCACGACTTGCCGTCCTTGGCGAGGGCGCCCTCGACCGCCTTGCCGGCGGCGTCCTTCAGCTCGACAGCGGTCTCCACGGCGTCCTTCGTGGTGAAGGTGATGCCGGTGGACGCCGGCACGTCCTTGGCGTCGGCCGCCGGCTCACTGATCGTCGCGGCGGCCTTCGGTGCCGGGTTCTCGCCGCCGCCGTGCCACGAGGACGGCTTACCGCCGTCGCCGTCGGTGCAGGCCGAGGTGAAGGCCAGCGCCACGGCGAGGAGCCCCGCCGCGAACACGCGGCGTCGCCCGCCGGGCCTGATCAGCTGGTCCTGGCTAGCTCGCATGAATTCCCTCACAGTCGTGGTCGCTGCCCCATCGTCTCCTACTGACGCGCCAGAGCCGGCCCCGGTTGCCGAGGGTGAACCGAAACACGTCATCAATAGTGCCCGAATTCTGCTACTATCCGGCGTTTCGTGAGCCTGGTTCATGCCCGTACCGGGAGTGCGGGGGTCGCCGCGCCGCATTGAGCGGCGGGAGTGCAAGGGTACGCCGACCCGGCCAACGGCCGGGCCGGCGCAACGAGGCCGACGGCTCAGACGGCCGGGCCGGCCCCACCACCGGGCACCGGCAACGCGCTGCCCTTGATGAACTCCGACCAGCTCAGGCTCCACGCCGTCCAACCGTTGCCGGCGGTGATCCTGCGCTCGGTGCCCTTGATCGTGATCGGGTCACCGATCCGGGTCTTGCTGAACAGCCACTTGGCGTTCGCCATCGACACGTTCACACAGCCGTGCGAGACGTTCTGCCGCCCCTGCACGTGCTCCGACCAGGGCGCCGCGTGGATGTACTCGCCGCCCCAGGTGAGCCGCTGGGCGAACTGGATGTCGGTCACGTAGCGGTTGGCCGGGTCCGGGTCGTCGCGGGTGTCGAAGACAGTGGCTTCCTTCTTCTCCATCACGACCATCGTGCCGCTCGACGACGGCGTGCTCTTCTTGCCCAGGCTCACCGGAATGGTGCGTACCGGCGCGCCGTTCTCGTACACGGTCATCTTCTTGTTGGCGTTGTCGACCTTCATCTCGAACGCCCGGCCGATCTTGGCGGTGGCCTTGCGGTCGACGTCGCCGTACTTGCCGTTGCTCAGCGGCACACCCGCCAGGGCGATCCGCACGGTGATGGTGGTGCCCGGCTTCCAGTACTCCGGGGCCCGGTAGTAGGCCTGCGTGCCGTTGCTGACCCAGTGCCACGCGCCCGGCTGCGGCGGGTCGGTGCGGACGAACATCCGCTTCTGCACCGCCGCCCGGTCCTTCTTCGGGATGCCCGGGTGGAACTCGGTGACCACCGGCATGGCCACGCCGTAACTCTTGTCGTCGAAGAGGTACAGGCCCGACCCGATCGTCGACTTCGGCTTGGCCATCGTGGTGAAGCTGCTGGTGCCCTGGCTGCTCGTGCCGTCCGACGCGCTCGCCGTCACAGTGGCCGTGTAGCGGGTGCCCCACTTCAGGGGAGCGGACGGCACCCAGGACGAACCATCGGTACGCAGCTTGCCCTCGACCGAGCCGCCGCCGTCCGCCGTCAGGGTGACAGCTGACACCTTCCCGCCGCCCGGGAGCTTCGCGCTGATCTCCGTGCTCACCGGCCGGTTCTTCGTGCCGTTCGCCGGGCTCAGCGTGAGCGCCGGCCCGCTCGGCGTGCTCGGCGTCGAAGGTGCGGCCGAGCCGGGTGTGGCGCTCGCGTCCGAGGACGTTCCGCCAACGAATTCCGGCTTCTTGTCGTCGCCGCCGCATCCGGTCAGTGCCAGCGACGCCACCAGAGTCAGGGCGCCCACCACCGCCCCGGCTCGCGTGAACCGTGCCATGCCCACCTCTGTTCTCGCGTACCTGGCGGACATCGTGCCGCATCACCACCGCAACCCACGCCCCGATCTTGGTGACGGTGGTCGGTTTGGGGCTTTTGCCGGCAAAGCTCGACCGAAGGGGGGACCCGGGTAACCGAATTGGAGCCCACGTTCCAGGGGTGCTAATGTTCTCTCCGTTGCCGACGAGCGCCGCTAGCTCAACTGGCAGAGCAGCGGACTCTTAATCCGCGGGTTCGGGGTTCGAGTCCCTGGCGGCGCACCAACGATCAAGGTCCTGACCTAGTGGTTCACACTGGGTCAGGGCCTTTTTCGTGTACACCGGTGGTGGGCGGTCGCTCGGTCCGGGGTCAGCGGTGTAGTGCTGGAGTCAGCAGCGTCGTGCTGCCCTGCTAGCCCTACGCTGGCGGCATGAGGAAACCCAGCGCGGACCGGACCTGGTAGGTGCTGATGAACCGACATGCAGCGGCACCTGCCGAGGCGATCCCTGACACGATCCGGGCGGACGTGGAGACGCTGTGGCGATACCACGACATGCGCCACGAGTTGCGCCCGTGCGACGTGGGGATCGGGTTGGGCAGTCACGATCTCGGTGTGGCCGTCATCGCGACGCGCTTGTTTCATGAGGGCCTGTTCCCAAGGATCGTGTTCACCGGCGCGAACGCCCCAACGACCGTTGAGCGGTTCCCGCGCGGAGAAGCAGTCCACTACCGCGAGTACGCCGTTGAGCAGGGCGTACCCGCGAAAGCGATTCTCGTGGAGCCGCATGCCACGAACACCGCCCAGAACCTGGAGTACTCGCGTCAGCTCCTGACCGAACACCGGATCCCGGTGAAGTCGGTGCTGATCATGTCGCGGCCCTACCAACAGCGTCGGGCCTACGCCACCTGCAGGCTGATGTGGCCGGAGGTCGATGTGGTGTGCGCGTCGAACCCACTCGAACTGGACGACTACGTGAGCAGCATCGGCGATCCGCGGCGGGTGGTGGACATGCTGGTAGGCGACACGCAGCGGATCGAGGTGTACGCGGAGCGCGGGTTCGCGATCCCGCAGGAAATTCCGGACGAGGTGCGGACGGCGTTCGAGCGCCTGGTCGCGGCTGGCTACACGAGCCGGCTAATTTGAGCCCAGCTACCAGCGCGGTCCTCCCGACCGGACGCCCATCCGGTCGCTGAGTTCGACGGCCAGTCGAGGTGGCCGAGGGCGGGTGAGGATGTCGCGGACGAGGTCGCGGGAGAGCTGGTGGTAGCGCACCTGGTCAGGGCCGATGACCTCGGCCTCCAGGAGCGCCGCGAGCGCGTCGTCGATGCGGTTCCACCGGGCGAGGGCCCGGGCGGTTTCGATGGCATGCCGAACCTGCCGCTCGACGGGCACGGTGCTGGTGTCGAGTGTGGCGCCGATAGCGATGGCGCGTTGCACATCGCCGAGTTCCATCGCCACGGTCGTCTTGTGGATCGACACGTTGGTCGGCCCGAAAGCGGTCCAGACGTGGTTGCCATCGGCGCCGAGCCGCTGTGCGGCGGCATCGGCCTCGGCGATGTGGGTGTCGGCGGAGGCGCGGTCGTCGTCTCGGGCGGCGGCCAGCGCGCAGACGAGGTGCAGGCTGCCGTAGACCGACAGCAGCTGCGGAGTGGGTTTGGTGAGCCGTGGTTCCAGGAACTGCGCCGCCGTGGCTGCGAGGCCACGAGCCTGCGCATATTCGCCGATGGACGCCAGCGAGTGCGCGGCGGAGCGGCTGAGCGAGCCGATGACGACGTGGTCGTGGCTGGCGTTGGCGGCCGCCAGCCCACGGCTGGCGGCGGTCCACGCGAGGTCACCTTCGCCGAGCTTGGTGAGGAACAACGCAGCGAGCTGGTGGGCGTAGGCGGTCATCGCGTGCGCTCGCTGGCCATCGTCTCCGTCGTACGCCTCAGTGGCGGTGAGGCAGTCATGGATGAGGTAGGGCAGCCGGCGGGCAAGGGTGCCGTATCGCGAGTGCTGGTAGGCGGACCAGATCTCGGCGACGTCGTTCTCGATCTCGCGCAGGGCGGGCGCTTCGACGTCCCCCGTGCTGGCCAGCGTCGGCGCGAGGTGACGATAGTCGTGAAGCGCGGCCCGCAAGGCCGGGATGGTCTCGCGCCCTGAGTCGTCCGACCACTCGAACAGGCTCGGTGCACCGATCAGGTCGCCGAGGGACACATCGAGGGCTTTGGCGATCGCGCGTATGACTGACAGCCGGTCGAGGTCGGCCCGGTTCGTCTCGACCTTGCGTAACCACTCCTGGGTCTTGCCGACCAGACCGGCTAGCACCTCCTGGGAGAGGCCTCGTCGACGCCGGTAGAAGGCGACGCGCTGGCCGATGGTCATGTCTTCCGTCATCCCTCGCACACCATCACCCTGCCCGCTGAAGGCCGCCGGACCCGGTACGGATTTTCCCGGTCCTCCGTACGGACCGCCCCTACGTTCAGTTCACCCCAGATCACCGGCGCGTGTCGATGCCGGTGTCGGGGATGACCTAACAGGGAGCTGCAAATGGAGGGATCGATGGGCGGTGCACCACACCACGGCTTGGGCCGCTGGCTCGGCCCGTCCTGGAACGAACTGTCTCGGCGTTCTCCCCGCCTGCGTACCGCCATGAGGGCTGCGTGGGTGGGTGATCGGCGGCCTGCTCCCAGCCGCCGTGATGCGGCGGCGGGCTCGCCATTCCCTCGGCGAGCCCGCCGCTCATCGTTCCTGGTGGGGGTGGAGGCATGACGGTGTACGTCTCGCGTAACGCGATAGCCAGCCAGTCCCGGCGCCCCGAGCCCAGGTGGACGTCCTCACAGGGTCAGGTGCGGCGCGCTGATCCTCCGCTGCTCACCTTCGTGTGGCGTCGGCTGTTCGAGCAGCAGGCCCGCGAGGGCGGTCGCCGGTGACCGGGCAGCAACGCCGTCTCGCGGCGAACCGGCTCGCGCCAGCCGAGGTGGAACATCTGCCGATGCGCCCGCTGTGGCTGTGCCGCCGGTGCGGGCAGCCATGGCCCTGCGGCGCGGCGAAGCTCGCGCTCCTCGCCGAGTACCGGGAAGAGCCGGTGAGCCTGTTCCTCTACCTGGCCGGCTGCCTGCACGATGCGATCGACGACCTGCATCGGCTCAACCCGAGCGTCACGGGCAGCGCCGCCGACATGTTCGACCGGTTCCTCGGCTGGCCCGCACGCCACACCCACGCCTACCGCGTCAGTACCACCACGGCCGCCAGCATCGAAGAGGCCTCCTCGTGAACGGCATCGGCCTCATCAACGCCACCGGCCAGCCGGCGATTGCCGGCAGCTTCCACACCCTGGTCGTGCAGCCGACGAGCTTTTGCAACCTCGACTGCACCTACTGCTACCTGCCCGACCGGAGATCCCTCTGGGATAACAAGGGTAAGTTCGACAGTCGACCCGGCTGGGACAACTGGAACAAGAAGAAGGAGCCCCACCACGGGACGCGCGGGGTTGCGTGCCCACCCCGCGTCCACACAGGTTGAGGACACATGCGCACCACCACGATCGGCGACGTGAAGGTCCTGCTGCCGGACCTCGAACCGGACGACCTCGACACCACGACGGACCTTGACGGCGGCCTCACCGAGGCCCTCGTCGAGGGCGCAGCGTGGCACGGCTCGCACCTGGAGGACGCCCACATCCGCAGCAGTCTGATCACCGGCGTGGACCTGAGCGAGAGCACCTGGGAAGCGGGCAGCCTCTACGGCTGCGAAATCACCCGCACCGACTTCTCCGGCGCGACCCTGACCGGCATCACCATCGAACGCTGCGCCATTACCGGCTCCCGGTTCACCGGCACCAGGCTCACCGACGTACGCCTCAAGGACGTCCTGTTCGACGGCTGCCGCTTCGACTACGCCACCTTCCAACGCGTCACCGCCGCCGGCTCGGTCGCCTTCACTGACTGCACTCTCACCAACGGCGCGTGGTCCTCCTGCCGACTACCTCGCATCGCGCTGCGGTCATGTGACCTCGCCGGACTGGAATTGGACTCCTGCCAGCTCGACGGCACCGACCTGCGGGGCAGCCGGCTGCAAGGCCTCAAGACGCCGCTGGACAACCTGCGCGGCGTCACCCTCGGCGAGGACCAACTCCCTGACCTCACCCAGCTGACCGTGGCCGCCCTCGGCCTCACCGTGCGCAACGACTGAAGCCGAGGAGGCGTCGTGCTCGCTGAACCCACTGGCAGCCCGGACACGATCCTCGTCTGCATCCGGGGCAACTCCGGCTCAGGCAAGAGCAGCATCGCCCGCGAGCTACGACGCCGGCACGGCCGGGGTTGCGCCCTGGTCGAGCAGGACTACCTGCGCCGCATCGTGCTGCGTGAGCGGGACAAGCCCGGCGGTGCGGCACCGGCGTTGATCGGGCAGACCGTTCGGTTCGCCCTCGACCACGGCTATCACGTCGTGCTGGAGGGCATCATGCACAGCAGCCGCTACCGCAGCATGCTGACCTCCCTGCGGGACGACCACCGCGGCCGGTCGCTGTTCTGCTATCTCGATGTGTCCCTGGCCGAGACCCTGCGCCGGCACCTCACCCGCCCGCAGGCCAGTGAGTTCACCGCCGAGCACATGAGCGGCTGGTACGCCGCCCATGACGTCCTGGACTGGCCCGACGAACTCGTCCTACCCGAGACCACGGGACTGAACGAAGCTGTCAACGCCATCGCCGCTGTGGCTGGGCTACCCCAGACCGGACGCGACGACGACCCGCTACCAAGCGTTCCGTCCCCGTAGAGCAGCTCAGCTCCGCGCCCGGGTGCTCCACGGCTGCTCGACCGCCATGGACGGGCCGACCGCTGCCGGGACGGCATGGACGGGTACGGCGGGTGACCAGCGATCGACGTGCACCGGTTGGACCGGTGGATATTGCTGGGAATCCAAGAGTTGGCCAAGATCAAGCTCTTAATCCGCGGGTTCGGGGTTCGAGTCCCTGGCGGCGCACCAGCGATATTCAGGGGACATGACCAGTTGGTCATGTCCCCTGAATCATGTCAGGAGCCGCCCGCCGAACGCGGCGCGTACATGATCAGGGCGACGCCGATCAGGCAGATGCCGGCGCCGATGACGTCCCACCGGTCGGGTCGGAACTTGTCGACGATCACGCCCCAGGCGAGGGAGCCTGCGACGAACACGCCGCCGTAGGCGGCGAGGATGCGTCCGAAGTTCGGGTCGGGCTGGAAGGTGGCGACGAATCCGTACGCACCGAGGGCGATGACGCCGGCGGCGATCCACCACAGGCCGCGGTGCTCGCGCCAGCCCTGCCAGATCAGCCACGCCCCGCCGATCTCGAACACTGCGGCGACGATGAACAGCAGAACAGAGCGGACGACGGTCATCTGTGGACCGTAACGGCCGGCACCTGCACGTCGAGGCGCGGCGTACCGTTGCCCGCTCAGCAAGCTCGCCGATCAGTCGCCACAGTTCACTGCCACCGATGTGGGAGGGCTCAGACAGGGGGGCCTTTGTGGTGGTCGAGTTCGGCGCGGAGTGTGTCGGCGAAGCCTTCGGCCATGGCGAGTTGGTCGCGGAGGGCCGTGACGCGGGTGGTTGCGGCGGTGTGGAACATGGCGAGCCGGTCGAGCAGGGCGGCGCGGTCGGTGCCGGTGGCGGTGCCGAGGGCGTCGAGGACGGCGAGGAGGTCGCGCATCTCGTCGAGGGTGAAGCCGAGCGGTTTCATGCGCTTGACGACGGCGAGGCGGTCGAGGTCGGGCCCGGTGTAGAGGCGGAAGCCGCCTTCGCTACGGGCGGAGGGCACGATCAGGCCGGCTTCCTCGTAGTGGCGAATGGTGCGGATGCTCAACCCGACCCGTTCGGCGGCCTCGCCGATCTGCATGAGGCGACCGGTGGCCGGGCCGGAGACGTGCTGCTCCGCACCGATGTCCCGGCTGGTGGTGGCCATCAGTGGCCGACGCCGAGCTGACCGGCGAGGGTGCCGTGGATGCGGGCGCTGGGCTTGTTCAGCTCGATGATCTCGACGGTCTTGCCGCGGGTGGCGTACTTCTGCGTGATGGCGTCAAGGGCGGCCACGGAGGAGGCGTCCCAGACGTGGGCGTGGGTCATGTCGATGACCACCGTCTCGGGGTCGTTCGCGTAGTCGAACTGGCCCACCAGGTCGTTGCTGGAGGCGAAGAACAGCTCACCGCGCACCGAGTAGATCCGCGTGGTGCCGTCCGGGTCCAGGACGCTGGTGACCTCGACCAGGTGGGCGACCCGTCGGGCAAAGATCACCATGGCGGTGAGGACGCCGACCACGACGCCGATGGCGAGGTTGTGGGTGGCCAGGGTGGTGACGACGGTGGCCACCATGACGATGGTCTCGCCGTACGGCATCCGCTTGAGGGTGGCCGGGGCGACGGAGTGCCAGTCGAACGTCGACACCGCCACAATGATCATCACGGCGACCAGAGCGGCCATCGGAATCACCGCTACCACGTCGCCGAGCGCAACGACCAGGACCAGCAGGAATACGCCGGCCAGGAACGTCGACAGCCGGGTACGGGCGCCCGACGCCTTAACGTTGATCATCGTCTGACCGATCATGGCGCAGCCACCCATGCCCCCGAAGAAACCGGTGACGATGTTGGCCACGCCCTGGCCCCAGGACTCGCGGGTCTTGCTGGAGGGGGTGTCGGTGATGTCGTCGACCAGCTTGGCGGTCATCAGCGACTCCATCAGCCCGACCAGCGCGATCCCCAGGGCGTAGGGGGCGACGAGGGTGAGGGTGTCCATGGTCCAGGGGATCTGCGGCATCCCGAGGGTGGGCAGGCTGTCCGGCAGGGCTCCCTCGTCGCCGACGGTCGGCACCGCCACGCTGGCGAAGACGGTGACCAGGGTCAGGACCACGATGGCGACCAGCGGCGCCGGGATGGCGCGGGTGAGCCGGGGAAGCCCCACCATGATCGCCAGGGCGACGGCGACGAGCGGGTAGACCAGCCACGGCACGCCGAGCAGGTGCGGGACCTGGGCGGCGAAGATGAGGATGGCCAGAGCGTTGACGAAACCCACCATGACGCTGCGGGGGATGAAGCGCATCAGCTTCGCCACGCCGAGCACGGCGAGCAGGATCTGGATCGCGCCGCCGAGGATCACCGCCGCTATCAGGTAGTCCAGCCCGTGTTCCTTCGCCAGTGGCCCGACGACGAGGGCGATGGCCCCGGTCGCGGCGGAGATCATCGCCGGACGGCCTCCGCAGATCGCGATGGTGACGGCCATGGTGAACGACGCGAACAGCCCCACGCGGGGGTCGACGCCGGCGAGGATCGAGAAGGAGATCGCCTCCGGGATCAACGCCAGGGCGACGACCAGGCCGGCGAGAACCTCGGTGCGGAACACCTTCGGCGACAGCCAGGACGGACGGGACAGACGCGGTCGGTTGACCGCGGACAGCACAGAAGACATACAGCCATTTCCACTCGGGCGTCCCGTGGGCGCGCACAGTTTCGCTCAGGACCGGGCAGCTACTCATCGACCACTGCCCGGACGCGTGGTCGCCACGGGAGCCACGGGCCTCGCCCGGATAGCCGACAGCGAACCTACCCTTTCGTGAGGGGAGAGTTCACCGAACGTGGTGATCATCACCGGGTCGCTCCGGTTCCCACGCGTGCCCGCCCAGCCGCTTGATGGCACCCGCAGCGTTCCCCACCCTGGAAACGGCGACGGCGGTCGACCGGGACATCCGGTCAACCGCCGTGGAAGCGCCGCTGGGTCAGAGGCCGTAGACGGTCAGTTTCGTGCCGTCGGTGGCGTACACCCTGCCGTAGGTGACCACGAGCTGGTCGGTTGTGCCGGTGAACGGCGGTGCGTTCAGCGGGGCGCCGTCGACGGGGTTCAGGGCGTAGACGCGGTTGCCCTTGGCCGTGACGTACAGGACGCCACCGGCCATGATCGCCCGCTGGTCCTCGCTTCCCGGAATGCGCTTACTCCAGATGATGGCGCCGGTGCTGCGGTTCAACGCGTACACCGTGCCTGAGGAGGAGGTGGTGGAGGCGGAGGTGACGTAGAGCCGGGTCGGGGTGACCACCGCGAACTTCGGGTACAGGTTCGACGCGAGCCAGGTCAGGTTGCCGGTCGTCGGATCGAGGATCTGCAGGCTGTGTCCCCATCCGACGTAGAACTTGGTTCCCGTCTCGTCCGTCGCGAGCGGCCGGTAGTCGCGGCCCGCGATGGCGTTGATGGAGTCGCCGGTGGTGATGTCGACGACGGCGCTGGTCAGGGGACCGCCATTTCCGGCGTATCCGGAGAGGAGGACGTGACCGTTCGCCGAAACCGGCTGATCCATTGTGACGTCCTGCTCCCACAGCAGTTGCCCGT comes from Micromonospora vinacea and encodes:
- a CDS encoding glycosyltransferase 87 family protein; protein product: MPAEPVAPPAVTEDDPGGRTVRRLVAVVALGAVLPALYLPGLVHNFFDLKIYMSAMDWWRVGHPLYDYVQPDRVQGELYFTYPPFSALLLWPFGLLRLGATVAIFTALTVLAVVLTTRWLVAPVIARHDLPRTFTLIAAVLLVLAVESIRETITFGQINMLLVVLILADLLFAVPQARRWAGVGVGLATALKLFPGIFIVYLLATRRWRAAAVASATAAAATLLAAAIAPRDSWRFWTHELWTTERVGRTDIVGNQSLFGLLSRFTEPAKPDRLLWLLVVAVVAVYGLWRAARAARAGDPLTGLTLTGLVGALASPITWTHHIYWFVPAVVLLADAALSADRPDEVRRRRWLAGLALGITAVTIYGVVTFQAWGAGPVRTHDPVDFVVQNTYVLLSLLLLAVLPVRSRLSAENRTNWTDLPSSHHRR
- the orn gene encoding oligoribonuclease, encoding MADLLVWIDCEMTGLDLGRDKLIEVAALVTDPDLNVLGDGVDVVIHADEAALEGMPEIVQTMHAKSGLTEEVRRSAVTLAEAEDLVLEYVRTFVKDPRTAPLCGNSIATDRGFIARDMPRLDAHLHYRMIDVSSIKELCRRWYPRVYFGQPQKGLAHRALADIRESIRELEYYRRTVFVPLPGPDVETAKAIAAEL
- a CDS encoding L,D-transpeptidase; translated protein: MRASQDQLIRPGGRRRVFAAGLLAVALAFTSACTDGDGGKPSSWHGGGENPAPKAAATISEPAADAKDVPASTGITFTTKDAVETAVELKDAAGKAVEGALAKDGKSWLPAGALAYGTSYTATVTAKGDDGLPATATSTFTTMAKPGNQVRVSSFLGDNQVVGVGMPLIVKFSRNIPEDYRDDVQRRMTVTSTPAQEGIWHWVSPTEIRYRPKEFWKPNSKVSYRVQAGGLPMGAGWYGRADLSVDVKIGAAVVMTVDNKTKRMTVTRNGSVIKTIPVSLGKKSTPSSSGTMVVIEKLRKTVFDTFEELGPEEGYRTKIDFAQRLTWGGEFIHAAPWSEGQQGSVNVSHGCVNVSMANGDWLFKNTQIGDPITVKGTERKLQNGNGWTDWNMSWDEYVKGSALPYEPPADPDATTPTPDGTVTPSPTPTA
- a CDS encoding L,D-transpeptidase, encoding MARFTRAGAVVGALTLVASLALTGCGGDDKKPEFVGGTSSDASATPGSAAPSTPSTPSGPALTLSPANGTKNRPVSTEISAKLPGGGKVSAVTLTADGGGSVEGKLRTDGSSWVPSAPLKWGTRYTATVTASASDGTSSQGTSSFTTMAKPKSTIGSGLYLFDDKSYGVAMPVVTEFHPGIPKKDRAAVQKRMFVRTDPPQPGAWHWVSNGTQAYYRAPEYWKPGTTITVRIALAGVPLSNGKYGDVDRKATAKIGRAFEMKVDNANKKMTVYENGAPVRTIPVSLGKKSTPSSSGTMVVMEKKEATVFDTRDDPDPANRYVTDIQFAQRLTWGGEYIHAAPWSEHVQGRQNVSHGCVNVSMANAKWLFSKTRIGDPITIKGTERRITAGNGWTAWSLSWSEFIKGSALPVPGGGAGPAV
- a CDS encoding YdcF family protein, giving the protein MLMNRHAAAPAEAIPDTIRADVETLWRYHDMRHELRPCDVGIGLGSHDLGVAVIATRLFHEGLFPRIVFTGANAPTTVERFPRGEAVHYREYAVEQGVPAKAILVEPHATNTAQNLEYSRQLLTEHRIPVKSVLIMSRPYQQRRAYATCRLMWPEVDVVCASNPLELDDYVSSIGDPRRVVDMLVGDTQRIEVYAERGFAIPQEIPDEVRTAFERLVAAGYTSRLI
- a CDS encoding helix-turn-helix domain-containing protein, whose protein sequence is MTEDMTIGQRVAFYRRRRGLSQEVLAGLVGKTQEWLRKVETNRADLDRLSVIRAIAKALDVSLGDLIGAPSLFEWSDDSGRETIPALRAALHDYRHLAPTLASTGDVEAPALREIENDVAEIWSAYQHSRYGTLARRLPYLIHDCLTATEAYDGDDGQRAHAMTAYAHQLAALFLTKLGEGDLAWTAASRGLAAANASHDHVVIGSLSRSAAHSLASIGEYAQARGLAATAAQFLEPRLTKPTPQLLSVYGSLHLVCALAAARDDDRASADTHIAEADAAAQRLGADGNHVWTAFGPTNVSIHKTTVAMELGDVQRAIAIGATLDTSTVPVERQVRHAIETARALARWNRIDDALAALLEAEVIGPDQVRYHQLSRDLVRDILTRPRPPRLAVELSDRMGVRSGGPRW
- the amcA gene encoding multiple cyclophane-containing RiPP AmcA, which translates into the protein MTVYVSRNAIASQSRRPEPRWTSSQGQVRRADPPLLTFVWRRLFEQQAREGGRR
- a CDS encoding pentapeptide repeat-containing protein, with protein sequence MRTTTIGDVKVLLPDLEPDDLDTTTDLDGGLTEALVEGAAWHGSHLEDAHIRSSLITGVDLSESTWEAGSLYGCEITRTDFSGATLTGITIERCAITGSRFTGTRLTDVRLKDVLFDGCRFDYATFQRVTAAGSVAFTDCTLTNGAWSSCRLPRIALRSCDLAGLELDSCQLDGTDLRGSRLQGLKTPLDNLRGVTLGEDQLPDLTQLTVAALGLTVRND